A stretch of Brassica napus cultivar Da-Ae chromosome C6, Da-Ae, whole genome shotgun sequence DNA encodes these proteins:
- the LOC106353727 gene encoding SUN domain-containing protein 4-like: MQRSRRALLLRRRVSEDASKGRNRLYKVSLSLVFLVWGLLLLSTLWISHGNGHKGNSLAGSVQNGDQDDVSADDTYEHVDAPSLESTSVHIPAAEEIKDTVDGNVTESKEDITLVKQSEMVNNNTGPENDTETSTSKFHQVSRAVPLGFDEFKSRVPNSKDESLANQVSGVIHRMEPGGKEYNYAAASKGAKVLSSNKESKGATSILSPDNDKYLMNPCSTEDKFVVIELSEETLVNTIKIANFEHYSSNLKEFEILGTLVYPSDAWVHLGNFTALNMKNEQNFTLVDPQWVRYLKVNFLSHYGSEFYCTLSLLEVYGVDAVERMLEDLISIQDENIVRLTQERDSEKPVQVIEDGSKQKEKEPETSPESGVVKAEVLTERKKLMDTVEELKHHQPGSRMPGDTVLKILMQKIMSLDLSLSVLESYLEELSLRYTNIFKEMDAEAIKREKEVGEMRLELDEMKEREEKMKREAMEMREWRRKVETELEKGENEKEKVMEKLEEVLEKMEWMEKKGVVVFTICVGFGAMAIVAVILGKLIGLAEKQADLAWLLLLISSIFVMFVLSL, from the exons ATGCAAAGATCACGGAGAGCTCTTCTGCTTAGAAGAAGAGTTTCTGAGGATGCTTCTAAAGGAAGGAATCGCCTCTACAAAGTTTCATTGTCTCTCGTTTTTCTCGTATGGGGGCTTCTCTTGTTATCTACTTTATGGATCAGTCATGGAAATGGTCACAAAG GGAATTCTCTAGCCGGTTCGGTACAAAATGGTGATCAAGATGATGTTAGTGCAGATGATACATATGAACATGTTGATGCACCATCACTAGAGTCTACTTCTGTTCATATACCTGCAGCAGAAGAAATCAAAGACACAGTTGATGGGAATGTTACAGAAAGCAAAGAAGACATTACGCTTGTGAAGCAAAGTGAGATGGTTAATAACAACACAGGCCCAGAGAATGATACAGAGACCAGTACTTCAAAGTTTCACCAGGTATCTCGTGCTGTTCCACTTGGCTTTGATGAGTTCAAGAGCAGAGTTCCAAACTCTAAAGATGAATCTTTAGCAAACCAAGTCAGCGGTGTGATTCACAGGATGGAACCTGGTggaaaagagtacaactacgcaGCCGCTTCAAAAGGAGCAAAGGTCTTATCTTCTAACAAGGAATCAAAAGGAGCCACAAGCATCTTAAGCCCAGACAACGACAAGTATCTCATGAACCCGTGTTCCACTGAAGACAAGTTCGTTGTAATAGAACTTTCAGAAGAAACACTGGTGAACACAATCAAGATTGCAAACTTTGAGCATTACTCATCTAATCTGAAGGAGTTTGAGATTCTTGGAACGTTGGTTTATCCTAGTGATGCTTGGGTTCATCTTGGGAACTTCACAGCTTTGAACATGAAGAATGAGCAGAACTTTACACTAGTGGATCCTCAATGGGTGAGATATCTAAAGGTGAATTTCTTAAGTCATTACGGTTCAGAGTTTTACTGCACCTTGAGTTTACTAGAAGTCTATGGAGTGGACGCTGTGGAACGAATGCTGGAGGATTTAATATCTATTCAAGACGAAAACATAGTGAGACTCACTCAAGAAAGAGACAGTGAGAAGCCAGTCCAAGTGATAGAGGATGGGAGTAAACAAAAGGAGAAGGAACCAGAAACATCACCAGAGAGTGGGGTTGTGAAAGCTGAAGTATTAACTGAGAGAAAGAAGCTGATGGATACAGTGGAAGAGCTGAAACATCACCAACCAGGAAGCAGGATGCCAGGGGACACAGTGCTGAAGATACTCATGCAGAAGATAATGTCGTTGGACTTGAGTTTATCAGTTCTGGAGAGTTACTTGGAGGAACTTAGTTTAAGATACACGAACATATTCAAGGAGATGGATGCAGAGGCGAtcaagagagagaaggaggtgGGGGAGATGAGACTAGAGTTAGATGAAATGAAGGAGAGGGAAGAGAAGATGAAGAGAGAGGCAATGGAGATGAGAGAGTGGAGAAGAAAAGTGGAGACAGAGCTTGAGAAGGGTGAGAATGAGAAGGAGAAAGTGATGGAAAAGTTGGAGGAAGTTTTGGAAAAGATGGAGTGGATGGAGAAGAAAGGTGTGGTTGTGTTCACCATCTGTGTTGGGTTTGGGGCTATGGCGATTGTAGCCGTGATTCTTGGGAAGTTGATAGGTTTAGCAGAGAAGCAAGCCGACTTGGCTTGGCTTCTGTTATTGATAAGCTCTATATTTGTTATGTTCGTTTTGTCGCTTTGA